The following is a genomic window from Butyricimonas faecihominis.
GATCCATCGCAACGACAACCGAGACCTTTGCGGAGCTATCTGTTTTTCAATTTTATTCCACACCTGTTCCCGATGTACATTCCGGTATTCAGCATAACTCCGACTTAATGAACTTCCTTTTGCTAATTCATCGAATATCTGCCTATTAAAATCAGATTCCTCCAACCAAGCAAGCAGTTCTTGCTTCTCCTGCCCGGTAAGTTCCCCGATTTTATCCTTATAGATCAATTCCGCTATTCGAATATATTTTCTAGTCATATCTATTCGTTTATATTCCTAGAACAACTGAAATAAAAAAGCGGGTAGTGAAAAACTTAAAAAAATCGATCTTTTTAGTAAGGATGTTCTAAATAAGAAACAGAAGATAAAATTGATCTTTCAATTTATCCCGTAATAGCTTGTAAGCATTCTTTTTATGAAATTTCACCGTGTTCAGGGAAATCCGCAACTCATCTGCAATTTCCTGATTATCCATTCCTTCGAGATTCAACAGACACACCTTTCTGCAATGTTCCGGCAAAGAATCAATGGCCGTAAAAATTAACCGGCGTGTTTCTTCTTCAATCACCGACCTCATATAATAAAGCTCCGCATCCTCGTCCTGAAGAATTTCATTCATATAATGTTGCTCAATCTTACGATGTTTCAACACATTCAAAGCCTTATTCCGTACCGTAGAATATAAATAAGCCTTCACGGAAAGTTCATCCGGAAACTCTAACCTGTTTTCCCACAGAGCAAGGAAAGTATCCTGCACAAGAGATTCACTCTCTTCTCGCTCTCCCAAATAACGATCAGCAAAAAGAACCAAGGAATTAAAATATTGATCGAACACTTGCTTGAAATCAAGCCGTGTACCATTAGTTAATGTAAAACAATAATTCCTGTTCATACCTATCATCCATCTCTATGAATGGCAAATATGCAAATAAATTTTGAATTATTTCAATATCAAGGGAACACGTTTCCGACAAATCACTCCTCTTGAAGTTATTCCTTCCACGATAACAGAATATTTTCCGTACGTATCTGCCGTGTAGAAAGACAATTTAGCCGAGGCATCTTTACTGATCTTGACAACCGGTTGCCAGTAAATTGTCGAGCGTTCGTCATAACGATTATCCCGACGCACGGAATCAATCTCGTATTTAGGCACGTAAAATTCGTCCGGGATCTGGTACCCCATGATTTTAAAAGGTAACACATTGGGACGTCCCAAATCCTTCGGTGTCCACCCCGGTTCTGCGGAGATAATTAATACTCCGTTAGCCCCCCGATCTCCAAAAAAGATTTTTCCTTGCATCTGATCCAACAAAGATATATTCCGCAAAGCACCCGTCGGGATCAAACGAATCTGATCCATCGTTTCTTCAAAATCATTTACCAAAACGTACAATTTCCGTCCGAATTGCTTGAAACAATCTTCCCCATCATCATCTTTTTCAAAAGTCACACCCGGCAACTGTTGCACGATCCAAGTTATATCCAAAGCTGCATTTTCTGCAATCTGGGCTGAATCCAATTGATGATTAGCTATATTATCGTAAAAAGAATAGCTCTTTTTCTGTTTCCGACGAGACACGAGTACTTCGTCTAGCACGTACACCTTCTCCCCGTTCTCGTAATAATAATCCT
Proteins encoded in this region:
- a CDS encoding RNA polymerase sigma-70 factor; its protein translation is MNRNYCFTLTNGTRLDFKQVFDQYFNSLVLFADRYLGEREESESLVQDTFLALWENRLEFPDELSVKAYLYSTVRNKALNVLKHRKIEQHYMNEILQDEDAELYYMRSVIEEETRRLIFTAIDSLPEHCRKVCLLNLEGMDNQEIADELRISLNTVKFHKKNAYKLLRDKLKDQFYLLFLI